Proteins co-encoded in one Spirosoma endbachense genomic window:
- a CDS encoding glycosyltransferase has protein sequence MDNTTNSLPDRINVVIPLFNDWLAVGLLLERIRSVVDTPLQNRLAFLIVDDCSAINYDTLPSGIGKSLSILRLFRNVGHQKAIALGLAYLADQTDQYPTIVMDSDGEDRPEDIVQLVQRSLEKPGHVVFAHRAKRHESLAFRVFYTVYKSVFRLLTGKVITFGNFSLIPASQLRKLAHVSEIWNNYPGGVIRSRLPYTAVPLERGRRLAGESKMNFVSLVLHGLSAVSVLIDTTAVRLALFCVMMVVASIFGISVLLYLKFFTNTSIPGWTSYLTFSFLIVILQAFLISLLLVFIVLSYRIQPQFIPARQFNDFVERVERVY, from the coding sequence TTGGACAATACAACCAATTCACTGCCGGACCGGATCAATGTTGTCATTCCTCTTTTCAATGACTGGCTGGCAGTAGGACTACTTCTCGAACGAATTCGGTCGGTTGTAGACACACCGCTACAAAACCGGCTAGCCTTTTTAATTGTAGACGATTGCTCGGCAATAAATTACGATACTCTACCCTCGGGCATCGGAAAATCGCTATCGATTCTCAGGCTCTTTCGCAACGTTGGTCATCAGAAAGCCATAGCCCTCGGTCTGGCCTATCTGGCCGATCAAACCGACCAGTACCCGACAATTGTTATGGATTCCGACGGCGAAGATCGTCCTGAAGATATCGTTCAGCTTGTGCAGCGTAGCCTCGAAAAACCTGGACATGTCGTTTTTGCCCATCGTGCCAAACGACATGAAAGCCTCGCTTTCCGGGTCTTTTATACCGTCTACAAATCCGTATTTCGTCTGCTCACAGGCAAGGTCATCACGTTTGGTAATTTTAGTCTGATACCGGCCTCCCAACTTCGGAAACTCGCTCATGTTTCCGAAATATGGAATAACTATCCCGGCGGGGTTATCCGATCACGACTACCTTATACGGCCGTACCGCTCGAACGGGGACGTCGGCTGGCGGGCGAGTCGAAAATGAATTTTGTGTCGTTGGTACTGCACGGACTAAGTGCCGTTTCGGTACTCATTGACACAACAGCCGTACGACTGGCTCTGTTCTGTGTTATGATGGTTGTCGCTTCCATCTTTGGCATCAGTGTTTTATTGTATTTGAAATTCTTTACCAATACATCGATACCGGGCTGGACAAGTTATTTGACATTCTCTTTTCTGATTGTCATTTTACAGGCCTTTCTGATTTCACTGCTGCTGGTATTCATTGTACTTTCTTACCGGATACAGCCGCAGTTTATTCCTGCCAGACAGTTCAATGATTTTGTCGAACGAGTTGAGCGCGTGTATTGA